The Anabas testudineus chromosome 11, fAnaTes1.2, whole genome shotgun sequence genome has a segment encoding these proteins:
- the LOC113155082 gene encoding uncharacterized protein LOC113155082, with amino-acid sequence MASDGKNYCLSAAQRLDLSNFPQSNGKTARDYLASVSDFVLKNKGKRYVLKNPVGATLRIAALDDTIYRDDNDVVNGWGKFYLPKTVNMQVFAIVEGVSCPCDQLVLMTCEEKKVYGYDEEGLHLVATSLDWLRVNGLKYPPLKTYYKGEAFKDMTEEDWARLRKGAVGRRLDEEHAKLVAAKKSRFLENLRNTRHKTEFIR; translated from the exons GTCTGCAGCTCAGCGGTTAGATCTGTCTAATTTCCCACAGAGCAATGGAaaaacag ctcGAGATTACTTGGCATCAGTGTCCGACTTTGTGCtaaaaaacaaaggtaaacGTTACGTCCTAAAAAATCCAGTTGGTGCCACACTGAGGATAGCAGCACTTGATGACACCATTTACAGAGATGACAATGATGTGGTGAACGGATGGGGGAAATTCTACCTTCCTAAGACCGTCAACATGCAGGTTTTTGCTATTGTGGAGGGTGTCTCGTGCCCGTGTGACCAGCTCGTTCTGATGACGTGTGAGGAGAAAAAGGTGTATGGCTATGATGAAGAGGGGCTACATTTGGTGGCTACAAGTTTGGACTGGTTACGTGTTAATGGATTAAAGTACCCACCACTCAAGACATATTACAAGGGGGAGGCCTTCAAAGATATG ACTGAGGAGGACTGGGCAAGACTGAGGAAGGGCGCAGTGGGGAGGAGGCTGGATGAGGAGCATGCTAAACTGGTGGCAGCGAAAAAATCCAGATTTCTGGAGAATCTCAGGAACACCAGACACAAAACAG AATTCATCAGATGA
- the LOC113155078 gene encoding uncharacterized protein LOC113155078, with amino-acid sequence MDAERETEKEELLKSEDVFRNNALTIIFEMVELSNESAAPVELVDEVLHSIFFLGKINQPPFSPEMIFVNDEEMLEELKLSYPRPFDLYSSQLPKRSPFSCVLDMIVILKEEENENVIMEALQELNRQLFRGREAKPLISSTVCVSQKDKNSVRYYGVSMSTSGSIPGQIVVAASCYSYWDSCVADAVMTYYPNTIKKNYFDGTIRLPETIRCQAFRLSDRTEILPCVKCGNLFGLRSSGVNKWAYGNCAEVESVSNLVKNEREIKERVRPTSETLTDENRKRVKRSVMNRLKGLLRDVGFTWDNKVYPNIDLR; translated from the exons ATG GATGCTGAACGTGAAACTGA aaaagaaGAGCTGTTGAAAAGTGAAGACGTTTTCAGAAACAATGCTCTCACAATTATTTTTGAAATGGTGGAACTGAGTAACGAATCAGCAGCACCTGTGGAGTTAGTGGATGAG GTTCTTCACAGCATCTTCTTCCTGGGAAAAATCAACCAGCCGCCATTTTCTCCAGAAATGATCTTTGTGAATGATGAAGAGATGTTAGAAGAGTTGAAGCTGTCCTACCCTCGTCCTTTTGACCTCTATTCTTCTCAACTACCTAAGCGGAGTCCATTTTCATGTGTCTTAGACATG ATTGTCATCttgaaagaagaggaaaatgaaaatgtaataatggaAGCCCTGCAAGAGCTGAACCGACAGCTTTTCAGGGGTCGTGAAGCAAAGCCCCTGATCTCCTCCACCGTGTGTGTCTCTCAGAAGGATAAGAACTCAGTCAGATACTACGGCGTCTCCATGTCCACTTCTGGTAGTATTCCTGGGCAAATCGTGGTTGCTGCTTCCTGTTACAGCTACTGGGACAGCTGTGTAGCTGATGCAGTGATGACCTACTATCCAAATACGATCAAGAAGAATTACTTTGATGGAACAATCAGACTTCCAGAGACGATCAGGTGTCAGGCGTTTAGACTCAGTGATAGAACAGAAATACTTCCCTGTGTAAAATGTGGGAATTTGTTTGGGTTACGCTCAAGTGGAGTGAACAAGTGGGCCTATGGCAACTGTGCTGAAGTTGAGAGTGTGAGCAACTTGGTTAAAAACGAGAGAGAAATTAAAGAGCGAGTACGTCCAACGTCTGAAACATTAACAGATGAGAACAGGAAGAGAGTTAAAAGGTCTGTTATGAATAGGCTTAAAGGTTTGCTCCGCGATGTGGGATTTACATGGGATAACAAGGTCTACCCTAACATAGATTTAAGATGA
- the LOC113155081 gene encoding uncharacterized protein LOC113155081 isoform X1, with protein MDENVRRSYYFRREEFLRSQEPLRSNAILLITKMLDWSNQNPGSKHLVDEMLHSIFFLGRVNNVPYTPESIIPDKDMLEALEDKYPKPFQCYSSQLPKRSPFSCVLDMIILQERQDEVKIRNSLKKLINSLDADFLVSNTACVTSCQKTNKKYYGVSMSTTGPNPGKIVIAASCCSVWDDYVAGAVMTYYPEKVKKPYFDGTINLPDKVSCEAFNIKNLSPLPPCKSCGNLFGLKTSATREWPYGNCAEVESVSNMLKVEEEVKRKAKPTSPTYTPENRAKAKDSLMKVLKKVLNMVHFKWSGEFYIPQNTHSG; from the exons ATG GATGAAAACGTGCGGAGGAG ttattattttagaaggGAAGAATTTCTGAGGTCCCAAGAGCCTTTGAGAAGTAATGCCATCCTGCTAATCACGAAGATGTTGGATTGGTCCAACCAGAATCCAGGAAGTAAACACTTAGTGGATGAG ATGCTTCACAGCATCTTCTTTTTGGGGAGAGTCAACAACGTTCCATATACTCCAGAGAGTATTATCCCTGACAAGGACATGCTGGAAGCTTTGGAGGATAAATACCCTAAGCCTTTTCAGTGTTATTCATCTCAACTTCCCAAGCGGAGTCCATTCTCCTGTGTGCTGGACATG ATCATCCTGCAAGAACGACAAGACGAAGTCAAAATAAGGAACAGCCTGAAGAAACTCATCAATAGTCTAGATGCTGATTTTCTGGTCTCCAACACTGCCTGTGTCACCTCCTGTcagaaaaccaacaaaaaatACTATGGCGTCTCCATGTCTACTACAGGTCCCAATCCTGGGAAAATTGTGATTGCTGCGTCCTGTTGTAGTGTTTGGGATGATTATGTAGCAGGTGCAGTGATGACCTACTATCCAGAGAAGGTCAAAAAGCCATATTTTGATGGAACCATCAACCTTCCAGATAAAGTCAGCTGTGAGGCGTTTAACATCAAGAATCTCTCACCCTTGCCTCCTTGCAAGTCATGTGGGAATTTATTTGGTTTAAAGACAAGTGCAACAAGGGAGTGGCCATATGGCAACTGTGCTGAAGTTGAGAGTGTGAGCAACATGCTTAAAGTAGAGGAGgaagttaaaagaaaagcaaaaccaACATCTCCCACGTACACACCAGAGAACAGGGCAAAGGCCAAAGACAGTCTTATGAAAGTGCTAAAAAAGGTGCTTAACATGGTGCATTTTAAATGGAGTGGTGAGTTCTACATCccacaaaatacacacagtggCTAA
- the LOC113155081 gene encoding uncharacterized protein LOC113155081 isoform X2, giving the protein MDENVRRRREEFLRSQEPLRSNAILLITKMLDWSNQNPGSKHLVDEMLHSIFFLGRVNNVPYTPESIIPDKDMLEALEDKYPKPFQCYSSQLPKRSPFSCVLDMIILQERQDEVKIRNSLKKLINSLDADFLVSNTACVTSCQKTNKKYYGVSMSTTGPNPGKIVIAASCCSVWDDYVAGAVMTYYPEKVKKPYFDGTINLPDKVSCEAFNIKNLSPLPPCKSCGNLFGLKTSATREWPYGNCAEVESVSNMLKVEEEVKRKAKPTSPTYTPENRAKAKDSLMKVLKKVLNMVHFKWSGEFYIPQNTHSG; this is encoded by the exons ATG GATGAAAACGTGCGGAGGAG aaggGAAGAATTTCTGAGGTCCCAAGAGCCTTTGAGAAGTAATGCCATCCTGCTAATCACGAAGATGTTGGATTGGTCCAACCAGAATCCAGGAAGTAAACACTTAGTGGATGAG ATGCTTCACAGCATCTTCTTTTTGGGGAGAGTCAACAACGTTCCATATACTCCAGAGAGTATTATCCCTGACAAGGACATGCTGGAAGCTTTGGAGGATAAATACCCTAAGCCTTTTCAGTGTTATTCATCTCAACTTCCCAAGCGGAGTCCATTCTCCTGTGTGCTGGACATG ATCATCCTGCAAGAACGACAAGACGAAGTCAAAATAAGGAACAGCCTGAAGAAACTCATCAATAGTCTAGATGCTGATTTTCTGGTCTCCAACACTGCCTGTGTCACCTCCTGTcagaaaaccaacaaaaaatACTATGGCGTCTCCATGTCTACTACAGGTCCCAATCCTGGGAAAATTGTGATTGCTGCGTCCTGTTGTAGTGTTTGGGATGATTATGTAGCAGGTGCAGTGATGACCTACTATCCAGAGAAGGTCAAAAAGCCATATTTTGATGGAACCATCAACCTTCCAGATAAAGTCAGCTGTGAGGCGTTTAACATCAAGAATCTCTCACCCTTGCCTCCTTGCAAGTCATGTGGGAATTTATTTGGTTTAAAGACAAGTGCAACAAGGGAGTGGCCATATGGCAACTGTGCTGAAGTTGAGAGTGTGAGCAACATGCTTAAAGTAGAGGAGgaagttaaaagaaaagcaaaaccaACATCTCCCACGTACACACCAGAGAACAGGGCAAAGGCCAAAGACAGTCTTATGAAAGTGCTAAAAAAGGTGCTTAACATGGTGCATTTTAAATGGAGTGGTGAGTTCTACATCccacaaaatacacacagtggCTAA